The Pseudomonadota bacterium genome segment ATGGAGGGGTCCGGAAGGACGCTGACGCCCACGCTCGCCGTCAACCGCAGCTGCAGCGCCTGGTCGCCGTGGAAGACCTCGCTGGCGATGGTCGCGCGGATGCGCTCGCCCACCACCGCGGCATTTGCGCCGCGCGAGAGCACCGCGAACTCCTCGCCGCCGAAGCGCATCACGACATCCTCCGAGCGCATCGCGCGCACCAGGCGCGAACCGACCTCACGCAGCACCTGGTCGCCGGCGAGGTGTCCGTGGCTGTCGTTGACCTGCTTGAAGTGGTCGAGATCGATGAGCAGCAGCGCCAAGGCAGAACCTTGCCGCCGCGCGAACGAGACCTCGGCCGGCAGCCGCTGATCGAAGTAGCGCCGATTGAAGACGCCCGTCAGCGGATCGCGGAGCGCGGCGTCGTACATCGCGCGCGCGTAGCTGGCCTCGATGCCCTCATCGA includes the following:
- a CDS encoding GGDEF domain-containing protein, which codes for MGHLIVLRGASVGHVFSLGGARSVLGRDEGCEIVLQDPGVSRRHAEVLREQDGSCWLADCGSRNGTYLNAVAVSERVLLRENDRLQIGLLSVLRFTLDEGIEASYARAMYDAALRDPLTGVFNRRYFDQRLPAEVSFARRQGSALALLLIDLDHFKQVNDSHGHLAGDQVLREVGSRLVRAMRSEDVVMRFGGEEFAVLSRGANAAVVGERIRATIASEVFHGDQALQLRLTASVGVSVLPDPSIEDPTALIAAADEALYRAKEQGRDRVVVGADCPAAAAEAVSAGEDP